Proteins encoded within one genomic window of Humulus lupulus chromosome 1, drHumLupu1.1, whole genome shotgun sequence:
- the LOC133823116 gene encoding uncharacterized mitochondrial protein AtMg00860-like, which yields MPFGLTNAPATFQALMNDEFRDFLRDFVLVFFDDILVYSPSMDTHLTHLELVLQRLRDYRLYTNRKKCIFAQPQIEYLGHVISAEGVAADHSKIQAMLNWPVPRTLKDLRGFLGLTSYYRKFVQNYGSIARPLTDQLKKDAFHWSPNAQAGFERLKAAMCSIPVLALARIHRSFHSRG from the coding sequence atgCCCTTCGGCCTCACAAATGCGCCAGCCACTTTTCAGGCTCTTATGAATGATGAATTCCGTGATTTTCTGCGAGACTTTGTGTTGGTattttttgatgatattcttgtgTACAGCCCGTCTATGGACACTCATTTGACTCATTTGGAATTAGTTTTACAGCGCCTACGAGACTACAGACTGTACACCAATCGCAAGAAGTGTATTTTTGCCCAGCCGCAAATAGAGTACCTCGGTCATGTGATCTCGGCAGAAGGGGTCGCTGCTGACCACTCCAAAATTCAAGCCATGCTGAACTGGCCCGTCCCTCGCACTCTCAAGGACTTGAGAGGTTTTTTGGGTCTCACCAGCTACTACCGGAAATTTGTCCAGAACTATGGGAGTATTGCTCGCCCACTTACGGATCAGTTAAAGAAAGATGCCTTCCATTGGTCTCCTAACGCTCAGGCTGGGTTTGAAAGATTGAAGGCAGCCATGTGTTCCATTCCTGTATTGGCCCTTGCCCGAATTCACCGTTCCTTTCACTCTAGAGGCTGA